A region of the Streptococcus suis genome:
AAGCGATAAGGTAGTTTCATATAAGAAAAACCAAGGTTTTCCCAGTCAATGTTCACTGTCATATAGTTTCTCCAAATTCATTTTTTATTATTTTACTACTTTTGAAAGTGATTTTCAATTAAAAATTCAGAAAATTTTGTGAATATAAGAAAAAGCCTGGTAAACCAGACTCTTACTCTTTAAAAACAAATTCTAGTTGAATTTCAGGTGAGATAGCACTAAATAAATTTTGATAGTAGTTTTTAGCTGACTCTTTTATGTCCTCCTGATAATCTGCTAGAAACGTTTCTTGTTCTGCTGACTGAAATTCATCTGTGATAAGTTGGGCAGTATCGATTTCTTCTGTCGCAAAACTCAGTATCTCACCACTCTTATCATATAAGGTATAAGGTTCTTCTGCATCTAATTCCAATCCAATGACTTCAAAGGCTGGAAGGGTAATTTTGTACCGATTTTCAGAAAGATGTTCAATGGATACAGGACTTTTGATACCAAATTTTGCCTTGTACTTAATGATTAAGAGGGCTGATTTTTCTGAGAAGGGCATTTCTTGACCAAATAAGACCGTGTAGTTTTTAGCGGTCACAATTTTCTGGACAGCTGTATTTAGAAATACCAATTCATTGACTTGCTCGACAGATTCAATAGCCGTATGGACACTCACTTCCTGCTGATTACTCTTTTCACCAGAGATGTAGCCGTATCCCCATACACCATACAATAACAGAAGGAAGGACAGAACAAGCCATAGATAGACTTTTATACTGAAAAATAATTTGATAATTTTCATAATATTTACCTCCTCTACAGTATAGCAAAAAGACGAGGCTGGGCAAAAAGCCCTGACCCACTTCTCAGTGTTCGTGTCAACATCTCAGCGCAGTGGTTGATTGGTAGATTTGTTCGTGTTTTACACTCCAAATCTAACCTAATCAACTGTGCGGGGGTGGGAAGACGAACTCTTTTTGACTTAGTCGAGTTCTTTCCCACTCCCATCTTTTTTAGTCTATCCAAGCTCTAAACACTTCCTCATCAGAAATGGTATCCGAGATAAAGCTACCGTTGCTAGTGCGTTCAGACAGGCTAAGCTGGGTCACATCAACCTCATAGAGTTTGCCTGTTTTGGACTGCACGTGAAGGATTTGACTGATCGTTTCATCTTCATTCGCTGTGCTAAAGAGGTCAAAATCCCCCTGGTCCGTCAAGACTGGACCCGCCGCAAAGACACGGTGCGGTTTAGACTTGAGCTCTCGCAGAACCTGCAAACCACGCTTGGCACGGCTAGTTACAGGGATTTCCTCCGTCGCCATCCGCTTAAGGCTACCACGCTGGGTCAGGAGATAGACGGAGCTGGTATTGCTGATAAAGGCCGCAGCCACCACATCCTCATCCTTGAGGTTGACCGCCTTGACACCAGCTGCCTTGGCACCGATGATTGGCACTTCTTCGATGTTAAATCGCAGAGCGTAGCCCTTTTCTGTCATGAGCATGATGTCGTCCAAGACCACAGGTGATACGGTAATGACCACATCCTCTGCATCTTTGAGTTTGGCATACTTGGTTGACTTGGACTTGTAAGTCCGCCATGGTGTGAACTCCTTCCGCTCCACACGCTTGATTTGACCGTATTTGGTCACCGCGAAATAAGTTCCCTCATCAAAATTTTCCACCAATTCAGCGAAGATAATTTCTTCATTGGTATCAAAGTTCATGAGAGTCTGGCTCAGATGTTCACCAATATCCTTCCAACGAATATCTGTCAGTTCATGGACAGGCCGGTAGATGACATTTCCAAGATTGGTAAAGAGCAAGAGGTGCTGGGTTGTCTTGGCATTCTGCAAGAAAATCAGCTGGTCATCCTCTCGTTTGCCCATTTCTTCCAGCGTTGAGGCATTGAAAGAACGCGGACTGGTCCGTTTGATGTAACCTGCCTTGGTCACGCTAACAAAAGTTTCTTCCTCGACAATCAAGCTGGCAGTGTCAATTTCAATCGTTTCTGCCTGATCCTGCAATTCACTCAAACGAGGATTTCCAAACTGCTTCTTGACCTCACGCAGTTCCTTCTTCATGAGATTGAACATGGTCCGCTCATCGCCGATAATGGCTGCCAAGGTCTGAATCTGCTCGCGTAGGGCTGCTTCTTCATTTTCCAAGGTCACAATATCGGTGTTTGTCAAACGGTAAAGTTGCAAGGTCACGATTGCTTCTGCCTGTTCCTCGCTGAACTCATAGCTGACTTTCAAGTTTTCCTTGGCATCAGCCTTGTTTTCAGAAGCACGGATAAGGGCAATGACTTCGTCCAAAATAGAAATAACACGGATCAAACCTTCTACGATATGGAGACGTTTTTCTGCCTTTTCCTTGTCAAACTTAGACCGAGCAATGATAATCTCACGACGGTGGGCGATGTAGCTGGACAGAATTTTCTGCAAGCCAACCTGACGCGGTGTGAAGTTATCAATGGCCACCATGTTGAAGTTGTAATTGATTTGCAGGTCGGTGTATTTGTAGAGGTAGTTGAGAATGGTTTGCTCATCGCTGTCTTTTTTCAGTTCAATGGCAATCCGCAGACCTGTCCGGTCTGACTCATCACGCACCTCGGCAATACCAGGCACCTTGTTGTTGACACGGACATCGTCAATCTTCTTAACCAGAACAGCCTTGTTGACCTCGTAAGGAATCTCGGTAATGACAATCTGTTTCTTACCAGCCTTGAGTTGTTCAATTTCACAACGGCTACGGACAACGACACGACCCTTACCAGTTTCATAGGCTTTCTTGATTTCGTCAACCCCTTGGATAATGGCACCTGTTGGGAAGTCTGGTCCAGGCAAGAACTCCATCAACTTTTCTAATTTAGCTGTCGGATGATCAATCATGTAAACAACGGCATCGATGACCTCCGCCAGATTATGCGGCGGGATGTCAGTCGCGTACCCTGCTGAAATTCCTGTCGCTCCATTGACCAAGAGATTGGGGAAGGCAGCTGGTAGCACAGTGGGTTCTTTTTCCGTATCGTCAAAGTTCCAAGCAAATGGTACGGTCTTTTTCTCGATGTCAGCCAACAGATAGCCAGCCATTTCCGATAGGCGAGCCTCAGTGTAACGCATAGCCGCAGGCGGATCGCCGTCCATGGAACCGTTGTTTCCGTGCATCTCCACCAGAATCTCACGGTTCTTCCAGTCCTGACTCATGCGGACCATGGCATCATAAATAGAGAAGTCACCGTGCGGGTGGAAATTCCCCATGATATTCCCGACTGACTTGGCGGACTTGCGGTAGCCCTTGTCAAAAGTATTGCCGTCCTTATTCATGGAATAAAGAATCCGACGTTGCACGGGCTTGAGACCGTCACGAATGTCCGGCAAAGCCCGCTCCTGAATAATGTATTTGGAGTAGCGACCAAAACGCTCTCCCATGATGTCCTCAAGGGACATGTTTTGAATGTTGCTCATAGTTTTCTTCTTTTATTTTTCTTTTATGTAAAATAGCAGAGCTACTCTTCTAGCTTGTGCTGATTTGCTTGCCAGTCACGGAAGTCGCTTAAGTCTGACTTGATGAGTTTTAAGCAAGCACCAAGAACAAAGGCATCGTCAAGTAGACCTGCTCCAAGGATGAAATCTGGTAAGGCATCAATAGGACTGAAAAAATAAATCAAAGCACCTATAATTGCGAGGATTATCCCTTTGGGTAACTTATTGTAATCTCTACGGATATAGCTTCGCACCATGGAAATCAAGCCTGGAATAGCCGCAAACTTATCTCCACCAAAAGGCATACGAGACAGTTTCCGTTCCGTGCTATGTAAAAAATGTTCTAATTTTCCTTGCTCAGATAGCAAGTTTTCTGCATGTTGCCGAGTTTTGGAAGATTGCCAAATCTTCAATGCTTGGTCAAATTTCTCTTCCAACTCCTGTTTGTTTTTAAATGGCTTGCGCTTTCGAACCCATTCAGACAACCGTTTTTGAAAACGATCAGTTAATTTTACTCTTAGTGGCATAAAACACCTCACATAGTTTGCTTGTGCTAGAGTTACAAATCCTCTGTGCGATAGAGATTGTATCCTTCATAGTAATAAGAATGGTCGATGCCTTTGAAATAAGTAGCCTGACCAAGATCTTCCGTTAAGGCTTGCAATAACAGATATTTAAGCTCTCCTGTTGACACATGGCTTCTAACCATAGCATTGAAATATTCATCTTTATCAATACTATTCCAATCAACAACCTTACCCAAACTATCCCGTAGCATACAATCCAACCAGATACGCATACTACGACCATTTCCTTCACGAAAAGGATGTGCAATATTCATATCTGCGTACTTGTCAACAATCTCATCGAAAGTAGTATGAGGTAGCTTGTCAATATAAGCCAATGACTGTTCCAGAAAAATGCGAGGGGCAAATTGAAAATTGTTTTTGGCAATGTTGACATCACGAATTTTACCTGCAAAATCATAAATATCCTCAAATAAAGCCTGATGAATGTGTTTCAAACCTGCAAAAGTCCCAACTTCTATCTGAAACAATTGGCCAGTTTCGAACAGTTGAGCCGCTTTTTTCTTGCTGATTTGTTCTTCAAGACGGGCTAATTCAGCCGAATTTTCAATCCCCAATTTATTTTCTAAAACCATATGGCACCTCAATTCCCTGAGATTATTTGGTGAAAGCTGTCGCTTCCTCCAAGGTAAACTTCACATTGTCCTCAATCCACTTACGGCGTGGCTCGACCTTGTCGCCCATGAGGACAGATACACGGCGTTCAGCACGCGCCAAATCTTCAATTGTCACACGGATAAGAGTACGAGTTTCAGGGTTCATGGTTGTTTCCCAGAGCTGATCGGCATTCATCTCACCAAGTCCCTTGTAGCGTTGGAGGATAAAGCCCTTGCCGAAATCCTTGCGGAGATCTTCTAATTCTCCGTCAGACCAAGCATAAGCAATCTTTTCTGTCTTGCCCTTGCCTTTGGACATCTTATAAAGTGGCGGAAGGGCGATATAAACCCGTCCTGCTTCTACCAATGGTCGCATATAGCGATAGAAGAAGGTCAGCAAGAGAGTCTGAATGTGGGCACCATCCGTATCCGCATCGGTCATGATTATAATCTTATCATAGTTGACATCTTCCAGCGTAAAGTCTGAGCCAACACCTGCACCGATGGTGTAAATCATGGTATTGATTTCTTCGTTTTTGAGGATGTCCGCCATTTTTGCCTTGGCGGTATTGATAACCTTACCACGCAAAGGTAGGATGGCTTGGAACTTGCGGTCACGGCCTTGTTTGGCAGAGCCTCCGGCTGAATCTCCCTCGACCAGATAGAGTTCGTTTTTGGCTGGATTTTTAGACTGGGCTGGGGTTAGCTTACCTGAAAGAAGCCCCTTGTCCTTCTTGTTTTTCTTACCATTTCGGGATTCGTCACGCGCCTTACGCGCAGCCTCGCGGGCGTCACGCGCCTTAATGGCTTTACGAACTAGATTAGATGCTAGCTCGCCATTTTCCAAAAGGAAGAAAGTCAGCTTGTCCGACACAATGCCGTCCACCACAGGGCGAGCAAGCGGGCTGCCCAGCTTGTCCTTGGTCTGCCCTTCAAACTGCAAATGCTCTTCTGGGACAAGGATAGAAAGGACCGCAGACAAACCTTCACGGTAGTCAGAGCCTTCCAAGTTCTTGTCCTTTTCTTTGAGCAAGTTGGTCTTGCGGGCATAGTCGTTCATAGCCTTGGTAATGGCTAGTTTGAGACCTGTTTCATGGGTACCGCCGTCCTTGGTCCGAACGTTGTTAACGAAGGAGAGGATGTTGTCTGAATAGCCGTCGTTGTACTGCATGGCAACTTGGACTTGGAATCCTGCATCTTCTCCTTCAAAATAAAGGACAGGTGTCAGGGTTTCCTTGTCTTCGTTGAGGTAAGAAACAAAGTCCTGAACACCATTTTCATAGTGATACTCCTCCTGCTCACCAGTCCGCTCATCTGTCAAGGTCATGGTGACCTGTTTGAGCAAGAAGGCTGACTCTTTCAGGCGTTCGGCAATGGTGTTGAACTTGAAATCCGTCGTTGAAAAGATGGTATCGTCAGGCATAAAAGTCACCTTTGTACCTGTTTTTGATTTTGGAGCGGTACCAATCTTCTCTAAGGTCGTGACTGGCTTTCCGCCCTGCTCAAATCGTTGCTTGTAAACAGCACCGTCACGGGTAATCTCAACTTCCAACCAGCTGGACAGGGCATTGACCACCGAAGAACCAACCCCGTGGAGACCACCTGAAGTCTTGTAGCCACCTTGACCAAACTTACCACCTGCGTGGAGAACGGTGAAGATAACTTCAACCGTTGGCTTGCCTGTTGCGTGCATACCAACAGGCATCCCACGCCCACGGTCGGAAACAGACAGGCTACCGTCCTTGTTAATAGTCACGTCAATTCGGTCACCGAAACCAGACAGGGCTTCATCGACAGCGTTATCGACAATCTCCCAGACCATGTGGTGCAAGCCATTTCCGTCTGTGGAGCCGATGTACATACCAGGGCGTTTGCGAACGGCATCTAGCCCTTCCAGTACCTGAATGGCATCGTCATTGTAATTATTTATATCAATCTCTTTCTTAGCCAAAACTGACCTCCATACTTATCATCCTTTCTATATTACAAGTTTTTTAGCATTTTTGCAAAATATTTCTGTCACCTATCGGCTGAGACAGCTCACAAAATAAGATTTTGGACTAAATTAGATGAAAATATGCTATAATGAAAACATGTTAGTCAATCTTATTTTACTATTTATTGCATATTTATTGGGATCTATCCCGTCAGGACTTTGGATAGGTCAAGCTTTTTTCAATATCAACATTCGTGAACATGGTTCAGGAAATACTGGAACAACTAATACCTTTCGCATACTGGGGCCAAAGGCTGGTACGATTGTATTTGTAATTGATTTTCTCAAAGGAACGTTGGCAGCCTTGCTTCCGCTGATCTTTCATGCCCAAGGAATTTCTCCGATTGTATTTGGGTTAATGGCTGTACTGGGGCACACTTTCCCTATCTTTGCCCAATTCAAAGGGGGGAAGGCTGTGGCAACGTCGGCTGGTATGCTTCTGGGCGTCGCACCTGCTTTTTGCCTCTATCTCGTTCTAATCTTTGCCAGTTCACTCTACTTGACGTCCATGGTTTCCTTCTCTAGCGTCTTAGCAGCAGCTTTAGCAATCTTAGGAGCTCTGCTATTT
Encoded here:
- a CDS encoding DUF4230 domain-containing protein; amino-acid sequence: MKIIKLFFSIKVYLWLVLSFLLLLYGVWGYGYISGEKSNQQEVSVHTAIESVEQVNELVFLNTAVQKIVTAKNYTVLFGQEMPFSEKSALLIIKYKAKFGIKSPVSIEHLSENRYKITLPAFEVIGLELDAEEPYTLYDKSGEILSFATEEIDTAQLITDEFQSAEQETFLADYQEDIKESAKNYYQNLFSAISPEIQLEFVFKE
- the parC gene encoding DNA topoisomerase IV subunit A translates to MSNIQNMSLEDIMGERFGRYSKYIIQERALPDIRDGLKPVQRRILYSMNKDGNTFDKGYRKSAKSVGNIMGNFHPHGDFSIYDAMVRMSQDWKNREILVEMHGNNGSMDGDPPAAMRYTEARLSEMAGYLLADIEKKTVPFAWNFDDTEKEPTVLPAAFPNLLVNGATGISAGYATDIPPHNLAEVIDAVVYMIDHPTAKLEKLMEFLPGPDFPTGAIIQGVDEIKKAYETGKGRVVVRSRCEIEQLKAGKKQIVITEIPYEVNKAVLVKKIDDVRVNNKVPGIAEVRDESDRTGLRIAIELKKDSDEQTILNYLYKYTDLQINYNFNMVAIDNFTPRQVGLQKILSSYIAHRREIIIARSKFDKEKAEKRLHIVEGLIRVISILDEVIALIRASENKADAKENLKVSYEFSEEQAEAIVTLQLYRLTNTDIVTLENEEAALREQIQTLAAIIGDERTMFNLMKKELREVKKQFGNPRLSELQDQAETIEIDTASLIVEEETFVSVTKAGYIKRTSPRSFNASTLEEMGKREDDQLIFLQNAKTTQHLLLFTNLGNVIYRPVHELTDIRWKDIGEHLSQTLMNFDTNEEIIFAELVENFDEGTYFAVTKYGQIKRVERKEFTPWRTYKSKSTKYAKLKDAEDVVITVSPVVLDDIMLMTEKGYALRFNIEEVPIIGAKAAGVKAVNLKDEDVVAAAFISNTSSVYLLTQRGSLKRMATEEIPVTSRAKRGLQVLRELKSKPHRVFAAGPVLTDQGDFDLFSTANEDETISQILHVQSKTGKLYEVDVTQLSLSERTSNGSFISDTISDEEVFRAWID
- a CDS encoding DUF1232 domain-containing protein, translating into MPLRVKLTDRFQKRLSEWVRKRKPFKNKQELEEKFDQALKIWQSSKTRQHAENLLSEQGKLEHFLHSTERKLSRMPFGGDKFAAIPGLISMVRSYIRRDYNKLPKGIILAIIGALIYFFSPIDALPDFILGAGLLDDAFVLGACLKLIKSDLSDFRDWQANQHKLEE
- a CDS encoding cell filamentation protein Fic; amino-acid sequence: MVLENKLGIENSAELARLEEQISKKKAAQLFETGQLFQIEVGTFAGLKHIHQALFEDIYDFAGKIRDVNIAKNNFQFAPRIFLEQSLAYIDKLPHTTFDEIVDKYADMNIAHPFREGNGRSMRIWLDCMLRDSLGKVVDWNSIDKDEYFNAMVRSHVSTGELKYLLLQALTEDLGQATYFKGIDHSYYYEGYNLYRTEDL
- the parE gene encoding DNA topoisomerase IV subunit B; the encoded protein is MAKKEIDINNYNDDAIQVLEGLDAVRKRPGMYIGSTDGNGLHHMVWEIVDNAVDEALSGFGDRIDVTINKDGSLSVSDRGRGMPVGMHATGKPTVEVIFTVLHAGGKFGQGGYKTSGGLHGVGSSVVNALSSWLEVEITRDGAVYKQRFEQGGKPVTTLEKIGTAPKSKTGTKVTFMPDDTIFSTTDFKFNTIAERLKESAFLLKQVTMTLTDERTGEQEEYHYENGVQDFVSYLNEDKETLTPVLYFEGEDAGFQVQVAMQYNDGYSDNILSFVNNVRTKDGGTHETGLKLAITKAMNDYARKTNLLKEKDKNLEGSDYREGLSAVLSILVPEEHLQFEGQTKDKLGSPLARPVVDGIVSDKLTFFLLENGELASNLVRKAIKARDAREAARKARDESRNGKKNKKDKGLLSGKLTPAQSKNPAKNELYLVEGDSAGGSAKQGRDRKFQAILPLRGKVINTAKAKMADILKNEEINTMIYTIGAGVGSDFTLEDVNYDKIIIMTDADTDGAHIQTLLLTFFYRYMRPLVEAGRVYIALPPLYKMSKGKGKTEKIAYAWSDGELEDLRKDFGKGFILQRYKGLGEMNADQLWETTMNPETRTLIRVTIEDLARAERRVSVLMGDKVEPRRKWIEDNVKFTLEEATAFTK
- a CDS encoding glycerol-3-phosphate 1-O-acyltransferase PlsY produces the protein MLVNLILLFIAYLLGSIPSGLWIGQAFFNINIREHGSGNTGTTNTFRILGPKAGTIVFVIDFLKGTLAALLPLIFHAQGISPIVFGLMAVLGHTFPIFAQFKGGKAVATSAGMLLGVAPAFCLYLVLIFASSLYLTSMVSFSSVLAAALAILGALLFPAIGIILPSYDWLFTIIIVFLGLFVIIRHKENIQRILKKEENLVPFGLNLTKQKKRV